The following are encoded together in the Sphingomicrobium clamense genome:
- a CDS encoding ribonucleoside-diphosphate reductase subunit alpha gives MDLSTGENVTADDVTEAVSDSKKVHERRFKIVTDSKRDAKLTEFGKETLKDRYLLPDESYQDLFARVASAYSDDQKHAQRIYDYISNLWFMPATPVLSNGGTGRGLPISCYLNSVSDSLDGIVGTWNENVWLASKGGGIGTYWGSVRGIGEPVGLNGKTSGIIPFVRVMDSLTLAISQGSLRRGSAACYIDIHHPEIEEFLEIRKPSGDFNRKALNLHHGVLITDEFMEAVRDGSEFELKSPKTGEVRGSVNARALFQKLVETRLATGEPYIVFADTVNNSMPKHHRDLGLKVSTSNLCSEITLPTGTDHLGADRTAVCCLSSLNLETWDEWSGNKLFIEDVMRFLDNVLSDYIARAPDEMARAKYSAERERSVGLGVMGFHSFLQARGLPFEGAMAKSWNLKIFKHIRAQADEASMMLAKERGPCPDAADMGAMERFSCKMAIAPTASISIICGGTSACIEPIPANIYTHKTLSGSFIVKNPHLQALLQEKSKDSDQVWNSILENDGSVAHLDFLSEEEKATYKTSFEIDQRWLLELAGDRAPMIDQAQSLNLFIPADVDKWDLLMLHYRAWELGIKSLYYLRSKSVQRAGFAGGVEKDNTSEAAKYELPSTDYDECLACQ, from the coding sequence ATGGACCTTTCGACGGGTGAAAACGTCACGGCCGATGACGTCACCGAAGCCGTATCGGATTCCAAGAAAGTCCACGAACGCCGGTTCAAGATCGTCACCGATTCCAAGCGTGACGCGAAGCTGACCGAGTTCGGCAAGGAAACCTTGAAGGACCGCTACCTGCTCCCCGACGAGAGCTACCAGGATCTCTTCGCGCGCGTCGCGTCGGCCTATTCGGACGACCAGAAGCATGCGCAGCGCATCTACGACTATATTTCGAACCTGTGGTTCATGCCTGCCACCCCCGTTCTTTCGAACGGCGGCACCGGACGCGGCCTCCCGATCAGTTGCTACTTGAACTCGGTATCCGACAGCCTCGACGGCATCGTCGGCACCTGGAACGAGAATGTCTGGCTCGCTTCCAAGGGCGGCGGCATCGGCACCTATTGGGGCAGCGTGCGCGGCATCGGCGAACCCGTCGGCCTCAACGGCAAGACCAGCGGCATCATCCCCTTCGTGCGCGTGATGGACAGCCTCACGCTCGCCATTTCTCAGGGCTCGCTGCGCCGCGGTTCGGCCGCCTGCTATATCGACATCCACCATCCGGAGATTGAGGAATTCCTCGAAATCCGGAAGCCATCGGGCGACTTCAACCGCAAGGCGCTGAACCTGCACCACGGCGTGCTGATCACCGACGAGTTCATGGAAGCGGTCCGCGACGGCAGCGAGTTCGAACTCAAGTCGCCCAAGACCGGCGAAGTGCGCGGCTCGGTCAACGCCCGCGCGCTGTTCCAGAAGCTGGTCGAGACCCGCCTCGCCACCGGCGAGCCCTATATCGTTTTCGCCGACACGGTGAACAATTCGATGCCCAAGCATCACCGCGATCTGGGCCTCAAGGTCTCGACGTCGAACCTGTGCTCGGAGATCACGCTGCCGACCGGCACCGATCATCTCGGCGCCGATCGCACCGCGGTCTGCTGCCTCTCCTCGCTCAACCTCGAAACGTGGGACGAGTGGAGCGGCAACAAGCTGTTCATCGAGGACGTTATGCGCTTCCTCGACAACGTGCTCAGCGACTATATCGCCCGCGCACCCGACGAGATGGCCCGCGCCAAATACAGCGCCGAGCGCGAGCGTTCGGTCGGACTCGGCGTCATGGGCTTCCACAGCTTCCTTCAGGCCCGCGGCCTCCCCTTCGAGGGCGCGATGGCCAAGTCGTGGAACCTCAAGATCTTCAAACATATCCGCGCGCAGGCCGACGAAGCCTCGATGATGCTCGCCAAGGAGCGCGGGCCCTGCCCCGACGCCGCCGACATGGGCGCGATGGAGCGCTTCAGCTGCAAGATGGCGATCGCGCCGACCGCGTCCATCTCGATCATCTGCGGCGGCACCTCCGCCTGCATCGAGCCCATTCCTGCGAACATCTACACCCACAAGACGCTATCGGGCAGCTTCATCGTGAAGAACCCGCACCTCCAGGCGCTGCTCCAGGAGAAGTCGAAGGATAGCGACCAGGTGTGGAACTCGATCCTCGAGAATGACGGCAGCGTCGCCCACCTCGACTTCCTCTCGGAAGAAGAGAAGGCGACCTACAAGACCAGCTTCGAGATCGACCAGCGCTGGCTGCTCGAGCTTGCCGGCGACCGCGCCCCGATGATCGACCAGGCGCAGAGCCTCAACCTCTTCATCCCGGCCGACGTCGACAAGTGGGACCTCCTGATGCTCCACTACCGCGCGTGGGAGCTGGGCATCAAATCGCTCTATTACCTCCGCTCCAAGTCGGTGCAGCGCGCCGGCTTCGCTGGCGGGGTTGAGAAGGACAACACGTCCGAAGCCGCCA
- a CDS encoding DUF3617 domain-containing protein produces the protein MKLTTRIAGTTALAFALVACGGEATDAPSADGGDMTAEVVDTLLPGEYEITSTVTALEVTEGSTAGTALKADDVRTSKVCVGEDGLLPPEAFGEENDNCTIDAGAYFRRGKVRQQLTCSRDGKTGQVNLQVDGEFTAEGLEGEVQTGTFFAGPGDYNMTRSMTGKRLGDCTAAEVEAEMEGTEIEG, from the coding sequence ATGAAACTGACGACTAGGATTGCCGGGACGACGGCGCTGGCCTTTGCGCTTGTCGCATGCGGCGGGGAAGCGACCGATGCACCGTCCGCCGACGGTGGAGACATGACTGCGGAGGTGGTCGATACGCTGCTGCCGGGCGAATATGAAATCACCTCGACCGTCACTGCGCTCGAAGTCACCGAAGGCAGCACTGCTGGGACCGCGCTCAAGGCGGATGACGTCCGCACGAGCAAGGTGTGCGTCGGCGAAGACGGCCTCCTGCCGCCCGAAGCCTTCGGCGAAGAGAATGACAATTGCACGATCGATGCCGGTGCCTATTTCCGCCGCGGCAAGGTCCGTCAGCAGCTGACCTGTTCGCGCGACGGGAAGACCGGACAGGTCAACCTCCAGGTCGATGGCGAATTTACCGCCGAAGGCCTTGAAGGCGAAGTGCAGACCGGTACCTTCTTCGCAGGTCCGGGCGACTACAACATGACCCGATCGATGACGGGCAAGCGCCTTGGCGACTGCACTGCCGCCGAGGTCGAAGCCGAAATGGAAGGCACCGAGATCGAAGGCTGA
- a CDS encoding DUF3617 domain-containing protein, translating into MIRTGFAFLALSALAACSAEPEEPAIVSHDEVAETMRRLANEGEFFRAGQWESTSRILNISNISESEAAELKARIGAQKFSTCLTQEEVTEPDADFFSGAQSDCAYAGFRMADGEIEASMRCVTGDIVQDNELTGTYASDRYDFTLTSKGVGPEGATMVMDISARRVGDCTKLGSARPDEPSGENDNETDD; encoded by the coding sequence TTGATCCGCACGGGGTTTGCATTTCTGGCACTGTCCGCGCTTGCCGCTTGTTCGGCCGAGCCGGAGGAGCCTGCCATCGTCAGCCATGACGAGGTCGCCGAAACGATGCGTCGGCTCGCCAACGAGGGCGAGTTCTTTCGCGCCGGCCAGTGGGAGTCGACCAGCCGAATTCTCAACATCTCCAACATCAGCGAGAGCGAAGCCGCCGAGTTGAAAGCGCGGATCGGGGCACAGAAATTTTCGACTTGCCTGACCCAGGAAGAAGTGACCGAACCCGACGCAGACTTCTTCTCGGGCGCGCAAAGCGACTGCGCCTATGCCGGCTTCCGGATGGCGGACGGCGAGATCGAGGCATCGATGCGCTGCGTCACCGGCGACATCGTCCAGGACAATGAATTGACCGGTACCTATGCATCCGACCGATACGACTTTACGCTGACCAGCAAGGGCGTCGGGCCGGAGGGCGCGACGATGGTCATGGACATTTCCGCCAGGCGGGTCGGCGATTGCACGAAATTGGGGTCGGCACGACCCGATGAACCTTCAGGGGAGAATGACAATGAAACTGACGACTAG
- a CDS encoding HNH endonuclease, translating into MASGEPCWLCQRPLGRKVERHHPIPKARGGRETVPVHPICHRTLHKTLDNKALEAIGHDVGDLRREPAIARFLAWIANKPPGFHAPTHGKSKR; encoded by the coding sequence ATCGCAAGCGGGGAGCCTTGCTGGCTCTGCCAACGGCCGCTCGGCCGTAAAGTCGAGCGGCACCATCCCATTCCCAAGGCGCGCGGCGGCCGCGAGACCGTGCCGGTCCACCCCATCTGTCACCGGACGCTGCACAAGACGCTCGACAACAAGGCGCTCGAGGCGATCGGCCACGACGTCGGCGATCTCCGCCGCGAGCCGGCGATTGCACGTTTTCTGGCGTGGATCGCCAACAAGCCGCCCGGCTTCCATGCGCCCACCCACGGCAAATCGAAACGCTAA
- a CDS encoding DUF3617 domain-containing protein: protein MRTMILMTGCLALVACGESGSVDADGDGTITNDEVMAATADMAKPVPGRWEVTTEVIEMNIPGMPPEMKDLAKTMFAGAGINYCLTAEEAEQDPEALWKETNGDCSWETFEMDGDSVNAKAVCKGQGGETMRMTMSGTHTPTSYSSDNEMQMQTPQGDGLIKMHVEGRHVGECDGSEMG, encoded by the coding sequence ATGCGCACCATGATCCTGATGACCGGCTGCCTCGCACTGGTCGCCTGCGGCGAAAGCGGCAGCGTCGATGCCGATGGCGACGGCACGATCACCAACGACGAGGTGATGGCCGCGACGGCCGATATGGCCAAACCCGTCCCCGGTCGCTGGGAGGTGACCACCGAGGTCATCGAAATGAACATCCCCGGCATGCCGCCCGAAATGAAGGATTTGGCCAAGACCATGTTTGCCGGCGCGGGCATCAACTATTGCCTGACCGCCGAGGAAGCGGAGCAGGATCCCGAAGCCCTCTGGAAGGAAACCAACGGCGATTGCAGCTGGGAGACGTTCGAAATGGACGGCGACAGCGTCAATGCCAAAGCGGTCTGCAAGGGCCAGGGCGGCGAAACGATGCGGATGACCATGTCGGGCACGCACACGCCGACCAGCTATTCGAGCGACAACGAAATGCAGATGCAGACGCCCCAGGGTGACGGGCTGATCAAGATGCATGTCGAGGGTCGCCATGTCGGCGAGTGCGACGGCAGCGAGATGGGTTGA
- the uvrB gene encoding excinuclease ABC subunit UvrB, with product MAIQIRTSLQEPETGESFVPHRPPRPEKAEGGKPFVLHSDYEPAGDQPTAIKEIVEGIRDDGEVSQVLLGVTGSGKTFTMAKVIETLQRPTLVLAPNKILAAQLYGEFKRLFPENAVEYFVSYYDYYQPEAYVPRSDTYIEKESSVNEAIDRMRHSATRALLERDDVIIVASVSCLYGIGSVETYSAMTFSLKKEQVVDQREIIRKLVALQYKRNDTNFARGSFRVRGDNLEIYPSHYEDMAWRISFFGDDIEEILEFDPLTGKPGAKLDSVKIYANSHYVTPGPTLKQASEAIKHELAERLKELEAEGKLLEAQRLEQRTNFDLEMIAATGSCAGIENYSRFLTGRLPGEPPPTLFEYLPDNALLFVDESHQTVPQIGAMARGDHRRKITLAEYGFRLPSCIDNRPLRFNEWDAMRPQSLFVSATPGPWELEQTGGVFSEQVIRPTGLIDPPVDIRPVEDQVDDLVNEARLTAKAGYRTLVTTLTKRMAEDLTEYMHEQGLKVRYMHSDVETLERIELIRDLRVGVYDVLVGINLLREGLDIPECGLVAILDADKEGFLRSETSLVQTIGRAARNVDGRVILYADSVTGSMERALAETQRRREKQIAYNEEHGITPESTKREIADLLKDVKDKDGEAYASTPDTPPMQGHNLRAYIGELEEKMRKAAADLEFEEAARLRDEIRKLEDDELGIPDGEKAAPRVGFSNAGKPGTRKTRYGKTRYKKMGGRP from the coding sequence ATGGCCATCCAGATTCGTACTTCGCTGCAGGAGCCCGAGACGGGCGAGAGCTTCGTCCCGCATCGTCCCCCGCGCCCCGAAAAGGCGGAGGGCGGCAAGCCGTTCGTGCTGCATTCCGATTATGAGCCGGCGGGCGACCAGCCGACCGCGATCAAGGAGATCGTCGAAGGCATCAGGGATGACGGCGAGGTCAGCCAGGTCCTTCTCGGCGTCACCGGTTCGGGCAAGACGTTCACGATGGCCAAGGTGATCGAGACGCTGCAGCGCCCGACGCTGGTGCTCGCGCCCAACAAGATACTCGCGGCCCAGCTCTACGGAGAGTTCAAGCGGCTCTTCCCCGAGAACGCGGTGGAATATTTCGTCAGCTATTACGACTATTACCAGCCCGAGGCCTACGTCCCGCGCTCCGACACCTACATCGAGAAGGAAAGCTCGGTGAACGAGGCGATCGACCGGATGCGCCACTCGGCGACGCGCGCGCTGCTCGAGCGGGACGACGTGATCATCGTCGCATCGGTCAGCTGCCTCTACGGCATCGGCTCGGTCGAAACCTATTCGGCGATGACCTTCAGCCTCAAGAAGGAGCAGGTGGTCGACCAGCGCGAGATTATCCGCAAGCTGGTCGCTCTACAATACAAGCGCAACGACACGAACTTCGCTCGCGGGAGCTTCCGGGTGCGGGGGGACAATCTCGAAATCTACCCGTCGCACTATGAGGACATGGCGTGGCGGATCAGTTTCTTCGGGGATGACATCGAGGAAATTCTCGAGTTCGATCCGCTGACCGGCAAGCCGGGCGCGAAGCTCGACAGCGTCAAGATTTACGCCAACTCGCACTATGTGACGCCGGGGCCGACGCTCAAGCAGGCGAGCGAGGCGATCAAGCACGAGCTCGCCGAACGGCTCAAGGAGCTGGAGGCGGAGGGCAAGCTGCTCGAGGCGCAGCGGCTCGAGCAGCGGACCAATTTCGACCTCGAGATGATCGCCGCGACGGGGAGCTGTGCCGGGATCGAGAACTATTCTCGCTTCTTGACCGGACGCCTGCCGGGCGAGCCGCCGCCGACGCTGTTCGAATATCTTCCCGACAACGCGCTGCTGTTCGTCGACGAGAGCCACCAGACCGTCCCGCAGATCGGCGCGATGGCGCGCGGTGACCACCGGCGCAAGATCACGCTCGCCGAATATGGCTTCCGCTTGCCGAGCTGTATCGACAACCGCCCGCTGCGTTTCAACGAGTGGGACGCGATGCGCCCGCAATCGCTGTTCGTCTCGGCGACGCCGGGGCCGTGGGAGCTGGAGCAGACGGGCGGCGTCTTCTCCGAACAGGTCATTCGCCCGACCGGCCTTATCGATCCGCCGGTCGATATCCGCCCGGTCGAGGACCAGGTCGACGACCTCGTCAACGAAGCGCGGCTGACCGCGAAGGCGGGCTATCGCACGCTGGTCACGACGCTCACCAAGCGGATGGCCGAGGACCTCACCGAATATATGCACGAGCAGGGGCTGAAGGTCCGCTATATGCATTCGGACGTCGAAACGCTCGAGCGTATCGAGCTGATCCGCGACTTGCGTGTGGGCGTCTACGACGTGCTGGTGGGCATCAACCTGCTGCGCGAAGGGCTCGACATTCCCGAATGCGGGCTGGTCGCGATCCTAGATGCGGACAAGGAAGGCTTCCTGCGGTCCGAAACGTCGCTGGTGCAGACGATCGGCCGTGCGGCGCGTAACGTCGACGGGCGGGTGATCCTTTATGCCGACAGCGTGACCGGTTCGATGGAGCGGGCGCTGGCCGAGACGCAGCGCCGCCGCGAGAAGCAAATCGCCTATAACGAAGAGCATGGCATCACGCCCGAGAGCACCAAACGCGAGATTGCGGATTTGCTCAAGGACGTGAAGGACAAGGATGGCGAGGCCTATGCCTCGACGCCCGACACGCCGCCGATGCAAGGCCACAACCTGCGCGCCTATATCGGCGAGCTCGAAGAGAAGATGCGCAAGGCCGCTGCCGATCTCGAATTCGAGGAAGCCGCGCGGTTGCGTGACGAAATCCGCAAGCTCGAGGATGACGAACTCGGCATTCCCGACGGCGAGAAAGCCGCGCCACGCGTCGGCTTTTCCAACGCCGGTAAGCCGGGCACGCGCAAGACGCGCTACGGCAAGACGCGGTACAAGAAGATGGGGGGACGGCCTTAA
- a CDS encoding CIA30 family protein produces MSLAALTAGECRTIADFGAPNEIDRWQVVNDGVMGGLSRGQIAPAGDAMRFWGEINTDGGGFSSIRHRLDRGELAGATHLRVTMDGDRRDYQLSLRSNARLYGRSIAYRGSLQPSNGVATVALDGLEPSIFGRRVPAPAFDPAAARSVGFILADGRDGPFEMKVRKIEACSA; encoded by the coding sequence ATGAGCCTTGCAGCCCTGACCGCCGGAGAATGCCGGACGATTGCCGACTTTGGCGCTCCCAACGAGATCGACCGCTGGCAGGTGGTCAACGATGGCGTGATGGGCGGCCTGTCGCGCGGGCAGATTGCACCGGCTGGCGACGCCATGCGATTTTGGGGCGAGATCAACACGGACGGGGGCGGATTTTCCTCGATCCGGCATCGCTTGGACCGCGGTGAATTGGCCGGCGCGACGCATCTTCGCGTGACGATGGACGGCGATAGGCGCGACTATCAGTTATCGCTTCGATCCAACGCCAGGCTCTACGGCCGGTCGATCGCCTATCGCGGGTCGTTGCAGCCGTCGAACGGCGTGGCGACTGTCGCGCTGGACGGTCTCGAGCCGTCCATCTTCGGGCGGCGCGTGCCCGCCCCCGCATTCGACCCTGCTGCCGCGCGCAGCGTTGGCTTCATCCTGGCCGACGGTCGCGACGGACCGTTCGAGATGAAGGTGCGCAAGATCGAGGCTTGCAGCGCCTAG
- a CDS encoding SRPBCC family protein has translation MKRLLALALVSLQPATAFAGQQQDDTIITAEDGQLFLKQDVVLDAPLSSVWALFTTDAGAASWMAPLVRVDLRPGGSIRSHYDENAAIGDPGTIETRIVNYVPERLLTLQADLAPVQADWLTDAIRAEADQLYNVIEFEPLGVARTRVTSWGIGYRDNAEWQPMLAFFKQANRWTFGELEKAIASRDEVEGVIIPKPPVASDGLAPLRFLVGKCWRGQFGDGPAYDVMCAEEMPGGHIRTRHVVRGVDTDYRGETIYHYDGTKEAIAFTYYASSGGVTEGLTELQDDGSLLFPDARYVYPDGTFQVVRGRTVRLSDGTFRNESAVLREDGWEEQPVLDLTPIDCAGWAAVEAGCD, from the coding sequence ATGAAGCGCCTACTCGCACTCGCGCTCGTTTCGCTCCAGCCGGCCACCGCTTTTGCCGGCCAGCAGCAGGACGACACGATCATCACCGCTGAAGACGGGCAGCTTTTTCTGAAGCAGGATGTCGTTCTCGATGCGCCGCTTTCGAGTGTCTGGGCCCTCTTCACGACCGATGCTGGCGCGGCATCGTGGATGGCACCACTCGTGCGGGTGGATTTAAGGCCGGGAGGATCGATCCGATCCCATTATGATGAAAACGCCGCGATCGGCGATCCCGGAACAATCGAGACAAGGATCGTGAATTATGTCCCGGAACGCCTGCTAACGCTCCAGGCCGATCTGGCCCCTGTGCAAGCCGACTGGCTCACCGACGCCATTCGCGCCGAAGCCGACCAGCTCTACAATGTCATCGAATTCGAGCCGCTGGGTGTGGCGCGCACGCGCGTGACAAGCTGGGGCATCGGCTATCGTGACAACGCGGAATGGCAGCCGATGCTCGCCTTCTTCAAACAGGCCAATCGCTGGACGTTCGGTGAGCTGGAAAAAGCGATTGCCAGTCGCGACGAGGTTGAGGGAGTGATAATCCCCAAGCCTCCGGTCGCTTCCGACGGGCTGGCACCCCTCCGGTTTCTCGTTGGCAAATGCTGGCGGGGCCAATTCGGTGACGGACCGGCCTATGACGTGATGTGCGCCGAGGAAATGCCGGGCGGCCACATACGCACTCGGCACGTCGTGCGCGGGGTCGACACCGATTACCGCGGGGAGACGATCTACCACTACGATGGCACGAAGGAAGCGATCGCCTTCACCTATTACGCCTCTTCTGGCGGCGTGACCGAAGGCCTGACCGAGCTGCAGGATGACGGCTCGTTACTTTTTCCCGATGCGCGGTACGTCTACCCCGACGGCACATTCCAAGTCGTGCGCGGGCGGACGGTCCGGCTTAGCGACGGCACGTTTCGGAACGAAAGCGCGGTGCTTCGCGAAGACGGATGGGAAGAACAGCCCGTGCTCGACTTGACCCCGATCGATTGCGCGGGCTGGGCTGCGGTCGAGGCGGGTTGCGACTAG
- a CDS encoding DUF1761 domain-containing protein, producing MELNWLAVGLAAVSAFVLGGLWYGPLFGKAWMAHTGMTEEKAAAMNKAKVFGLAFILSLFAAAVFAMFLGPEVSLQHGAMYGFAAGLFWVGAFMGINDLFEDRPFGLWAINAGYATVAFTLFGAIIGALN from the coding sequence ATGGAACTCAACTGGCTCGCAGTCGGCCTCGCCGCCGTCTCCGCATTCGTCCTTGGCGGGCTCTGGTACGGTCCGCTGTTCGGCAAAGCGTGGATGGCACATACCGGCATGACCGAGGAGAAAGCTGCTGCGATGAACAAGGCCAAGGTCTTTGGCCTCGCTTTCATCCTCAGCCTGTTCGCCGCCGCCGTCTTCGCGATGTTCCTGGGCCCCGAAGTCTCGCTCCAGCACGGCGCGATGTACGGCTTTGCCGCCGGGCTGTTCTGGGTCGGCGCGTTCATGGGCATCAACGACTTGTTCGAAGACCGTCCCTTCGGACTGTGGGCCATCAACGCAGGCTACGCGACGGTCGCATTCACCTTGTTCGGTGCGATCATCGGGGCACTGAACTAG
- a CDS encoding TetR/AcrR family transcriptional regulator — protein MTEPRNRDTRTKIVEAARDLFWEKGFNSTSIADILSRTQVHSGSLYHFFPGKQDLLVAVLEWYRDGIEENLLAYAWAEVDDPIERIFALLNGYRVMLLTSDYAHGCPIGNLALEISEPDPRVRELIARNFSNWVGAVKACLDGASERLPEDTDKQALAEFVLTIMEGGIMQARTHRDIGLFDRSVAVLRTHFDMLMGQRQAA, from the coding sequence ATGACCGAGCCCCGCAACCGCGACACACGCACCAAGATCGTCGAGGCCGCCCGCGACCTGTTCTGGGAAAAGGGCTTTAACTCGACCAGCATCGCGGACATCCTGAGCCGCACGCAGGTCCACTCCGGCAGTCTTTACCATTTTTTCCCGGGCAAGCAGGACCTGCTGGTCGCCGTGCTCGAATGGTATCGCGACGGGATCGAAGAAAATCTGCTCGCCTATGCCTGGGCAGAGGTGGACGATCCGATCGAACGGATCTTCGCCTTGCTCAACGGCTATCGCGTCATGCTGCTTACCAGCGACTATGCGCACGGCTGCCCGATCGGCAATCTCGCGCTCGAGATCAGCGAGCCCGACCCCCGCGTGCGCGAACTGATCGCCAGGAATTTCTCGAATTGGGTCGGCGCGGTGAAAGCCTGTCTCGATGGCGCCTCCGAAAGGCTGCCTGAAGACACCGACAAGCAGGCGCTCGCCGAATTCGTGCTCACCATCATGGAGGGCGGGATCATGCAGGCCCGCACCCATCGCGACATCGGCCTGTTCGACCGAAGCGTCGCCGTACTGCGTACCCATTTCGACATGCTCATGGGGCAAAGGCAGGCTGCCTGA